Proteins encoded within one genomic window of Ranitomeya variabilis isolate aRanVar5 chromosome 4, aRanVar5.hap1, whole genome shotgun sequence:
- the LOC143766849 gene encoding uncharacterized protein LOC143766849, whose product MFGVYELLMTWRIIMAAADCTRRSEGQLTSSIFKSDDLEILQDTTEMNAITPDISSSIHSKDLSSDPMKQVPPSDALLTTKENQSHKRGIKKQTAPKAKKSFSCSECGKCFNNKSHFARHQRTHTGEKPFSCSECWKWFTRKSHFDIHQRIHTGEKLFSCSECGKCFARKSHFVTHQRIHTGEKPFSCSECGKCFNEKSHFVTHQRTHTGEKPFSCSECGKCFSNKSNCVQHQRTHKGEKPFSCSECGKCFARKSHFVTHERTHTGAKPFSCSECEKCFSNKSDCVKHQQSHTGEKPFSCSECGKCFIRKSVLFRHQRTHTGETPFMLNGK is encoded by the exons atgtttggtgtctatgaactcttaatgacctggagaatcataatggcag ctgctgactgtaccaggagatcagagggacagctgacatcttcaatttttaaatctgatgatcttgagatcctacaagatacaactgaaatgaatgccattactccagatatatcatcatccattcacagcaaagatctgtcatctgatcctatgaaacaggtcccaccTTCTGAtgcattactgactactaaggaaaatcaaagtcacaaaagaggcattaaaaaacaaactgctcctaaagcaaagaagtcattttcatgttcagaatgtgggaaatgttttaacaacaaATCACATTTTGctagacaccaaagaactcacacaggggagaagcctttttcctgttcagaatgttggaaatggtTTACACGTAAATCACATTTTGAtattcaccagagaattcacacaggggagaagcttttttcatgttcagaatgtgggaaatgttttgcacgtaaatcacattttgttactcaccagagaattcacacaggggagaagcctttttcatgttcagaatgtgggaaatgttttaatgagaaatcacattttgttactcaccagagaactcacacaggggagaagcctttttcttgttcagaatgtggaaaatgttttagcaaTAAATCAAATTGTGttcagcaccagagaactcacaaaggggagaagcctttttcctgttcagaatgtgggaaatgttttgcacgtaaatcacattttgttacacatgagagaactcacacaggagcaaaacctttttcatgttcagaatgtgaaaaatgctTTAGCAATAAATCAGATTGTGTTAAGCACCAgcaatctcacacaggggagaagcctttttcctgttcagaatgtgggaaatgttttatccgtaAATCGGTTCTTTTTaggcaccaaagaacccacacgggAGAAACCCCTTTCATGTTAAATGGAAAATAA